A portion of the Cryptomeria japonica chromosome 5, Sugi_1.0, whole genome shotgun sequence genome contains these proteins:
- the LOC131079782 gene encoding L-type lectin-domain containing receptor kinase IX.1-like, translated as MAKLCQRLPALLFFFCASFIFSSHALIRSFTFPPSNDVDVKINATISQGQGVELQLTTNQASGGLYNSFGWAVYNESIPLWDNSSRALANFSTYFQFVIEPGNINQNNYGDGLTFFLAPFELEPPVAAYGGGFGLFNSTTYNGSFYQMVAVEFDTFRNEWDPDDNHVGIDVNSTFSKATASMGNVTANYSLCDKNLKNNKQWHTWVDYDGGARRLQVFLFCNSTGTSVSKPPTPILFYDIDLRDFLPENIKVGLSASTGSSTETHIISAWSFSSESSWEVSAAAPPNDSSIGNPGNGNNNSNPVKVILISVFCSVLALCVFIFVILRWKFRKSIRGGDEGEESDVELDEWFSQGPRRFSNAELSAATRNFSEDEKLGQGGFGGVYKGILPGTAETVAVKRISQGSKQGRKEYVSEVTIISKLRHRNLVQLLGWCHQKGELLLVYEYLPNGSLDKYIFGEEEDTLDWDRRYSIVCDVASALVYLHEEWDQRVVHRDVKASNVMLDSNFNGKLGDFGLARLVEHDQAASHTTVVAGTLGYLAPECVITGKASPEADVYSFGAVTLEIACGRRPVDRTLHEHNCRLVEWVWYLYGQGNLLDAADRKLRGYFNEKEIELLMLVGLLCSHPNPTSRPTMREVLKILKRDAELPHVTLDMPVAVYNEPIRPDLTSASATPVGLSSSVVSKVSVSSLNSVLSSSTASSGPVKMSSPLLYTR; from the coding sequence atggcCAAACTCTGTCAGCGTCTACCCGCCCTGCTCTTCTTCTTTTGTGcttcttttattttttcttcaCATGCATTGATACGTAGCTTTACGTTCCCTCCTTCGAATGATGTAGATGTCAAAATTAATGCAACCATCAGTCAAGGGCAAGGAGTCGAGCTGCAGCTCACCACAAATCAGGCATCTGGAGGGCTATATAACAGTTTCGGCTGGGCGGTTTATAATGAATCTATTCCGCTATGGGACAACTCCTCTCGGGCTCTGGCGAATTTCTCTACCTATTTCCAGTTCGTTATTGAACCGGGCAATATTAATCAAAACAATTATGGAGACGGACTTACTTTCTTCTTGGCCCCTTTCGAGTTGGAGCCACCAGTGGCCGCTTATGGCGGAGGTTTCGGCCTGTTTAACAGCACAACTTATAATGGATCATTCTATCAGATGGTTGCTGTCGAATTTGACACTTTCAGGAATGAATGGGATCCTGATGATAATCATGTGGGGATCGACGTCAATAGTACTTTTTCCAAAGCAACAGCTTCGATGGGAAACGTGACTGCAAACTATAGCCTTTGTGATAAAAATCTCAAGAATAATAAGCAATGGCACACGTGGGTTGATTATGATGGCGGAGCAAGGAGGCTGCAAGTGTTTCTTTTCTGTAACTCTACTGGAACAAGTGTTTCAAAACCTCCAACACCAATCTTGTTTTATGATATAGATCTGCGGGACTTTCTCCCAGAAAACATCAAGGTTGGTCTATCGGCTTCTACTGGTTCCTCAACAGAGACACACATTATAAGCGCGTGGAGTTTTTCTTCTGAATCTTCGTGGGAAGTCTCAGCTGCTGCTCCTCCAAATGACTCTTCCATAGGAAATCCTGGAAATGGAAACAACAACAGCAATCCTGTCAAAGTTATTTTGATATCGGTGTTCTGCAGCGTTCTGGCTCTCTGCGTTTTCATATTCGTTATCTTGCGGTGGAAGTTCAGAAAAAGCATACGCGGTGGTGACGAAGGTGAAGAAAGCGATGTGGAGTTGGACGAATGGTTTTCCCAGGGTCCCCGAAGATTCTCCAACGCCGAGCTCAGTGCTGCAACAAGAAACTTCAGTGAAGATGAAAAGCTTGGGCAAGGGGGCTTCGGTGGCGTCTACAAAGGCATTCTGCCCGGCACGGCAGAGACGGTGGCTGTAAAGAGAATATCCCAAGGCTCCAAGCAAGGAAGAAAGGAGTATGTTTCCGAGGTTACCATAATCAGTAAACTCAGACACCGTAACCTTGTACAGCTTTTGGGATGGTGCCATCAAAAGGGGGAGTTACTTCTAGTCTACGAATACCTGCCAAACGGGAGTCTAGATAAATATATTTTTGGGGAGGAGGAGGATACTCTGGATTGGGACCGGAGGTATAGTATTGTATGTGATGTAGCATCTGCACTTGTTTATCTGCACGAAGAATGGGATCAGCGTGTAGTTCACAGAGACGTGAAGGCCAGCAACGTAATGTTGGATTCAAATTTCAACGGCAAGCTGGGGGATTTTGGTTTGGCAAGGCTGGTGGAGCATGATCAGGCGGCTTCCCACACGACCGTGGTAGCGGGCACACTGGGGTATTTGGCTCCCGAATGCGTGATAACGGGGAAGGCCAGTCCAGAGGCGGACGTGTACAGTTTTGGGGCGGTTACACTGGAAATTGCCTGCGGAAGGCGGCCGGTTGACCGCACACTTCATGAACATAATTGTAGATTGGTTGAATGGGTATGGTATTTGTATGGACAGGGAAATCTTTTGGATGCAGCGGATAGAAAACTTAGAGGATATTTTAATGAGAAAGAAATAGAGCTGCTGATGTTGGTGGGGCTTCTGTGTTCTCATCCAAACCCCACATCAAGGCCCACAATGAGAGAGGTGTTAAAGATATTGAAAAGGGACGCAGAATTGCCACATGTTACTCTGGATATGCCAGTAgctgtttataatgagcctattcGTCCTGATTTGACGTCAGCCTCCGCGACGCCGGTCGGACTTAGTTCCTCCGTTGTGAGTAAAGTGTCCGTGTCGTCATTGAACTCTGTTTTGTCATCATCTACGGCTTCAAGCGGCCCAGTCAAAATGTCCAGCCCTCTATTGTATACGAGATAG